The following coding sequences are from one Streptomyces angustmyceticus window:
- a CDS encoding IS630 family transposase → MNTRAWIVFLDESGVSLLPQVRRAYAPRGRTPHLRHRLNWKRASMAAALGYHATDPDRGPRLCFHLKPGSYDTAALIDVLEQVKVFYPGEPVILVWDGLSAHWSRAMRAWVAEQGWLTLERLPAYAPELNPVELLWSSLKKRELANPAGDHLADVADATEQGIHRINHHQHLPWSYLAHTGLTIHPPHPPNLRKDQ, encoded by the coding sequence GTGAACACACGTGCCTGGATCGTGTTCCTCGACGAATCAGGCGTCTCGCTGCTGCCCCAGGTCCGTCGTGCCTACGCGCCTCGGGGCCGTACTCCGCATCTGCGGCACCGGTTGAACTGGAAACGGGCGTCGATGGCCGCGGCCCTGGGCTACCACGCCACCGACCCGGATCGTGGTCCCCGCCTGTGTTTCCACCTCAAGCCCGGCAGCTACGACACCGCCGCACTGATCGACGTTCTGGAGCAGGTCAAAGTGTTCTACCCTGGCGAGCCGGTGATCCTGGTCTGGGACGGCCTGTCCGCTCACTGGAGCCGGGCGATGCGGGCCTGGGTCGCCGAGCAGGGCTGGCTCACTCTCGAACGATTACCCGCCTACGCTCCCGAGCTGAACCCGGTGGAACTGCTCTGGTCGTCGCTCAAGAAGCGCGAACTCGCCAACCCCGCCGGCGACCACCTCGCCGACGTCGCCGACGCCACTGAACAAGGCATCCACCGCATCAACCACCACCAGCACCTGCCATGGTCCTACCTCGCCCACACCGGCCTGACCATCCACCCACCACACCCACCGAACTTACGAAAAGATCAGTAA
- a CDS encoding type III effector protein, protein MPRPDQPTPSPSRHAAPVPFLAAAAALNTINEAMYTAHTTQADEPHAPAAAPQQALASLMLLREVREQLAAWETDLIEAAREAGASWADLAQPLGVASRQAAERRYLRLRPGPANTTGEARVKATRDRRAANRSVAAWARHNAADLRQLAGQITALTNLPANAHAPIEHLNQALADDDAANLLAPLAAAAPHLQHHPDLATRIKTLTHHAEQLRHHSNDQRRAT, encoded by the coding sequence GTGCCCAGGCCCGATCAGCCCACGCCGTCCCCCAGCCGGCACGCCGCCCCCGTGCCCTTCCTCGCCGCCGCGGCGGCGCTGAACACCATCAACGAAGCCATGTACACCGCCCACACCACGCAGGCCGACGAACCGCACGCCCCCGCCGCGGCACCCCAGCAGGCCCTGGCTTCACTGATGCTGCTTCGAGAGGTCCGCGAACAGCTCGCCGCCTGGGAGACGGATCTGATCGAAGCGGCTCGGGAAGCGGGCGCCAGCTGGGCGGACCTGGCCCAACCGCTCGGCGTCGCCAGCCGCCAGGCCGCCGAGCGTCGCTATCTCCGCCTGCGGCCCGGCCCCGCCAACACCACCGGTGAAGCACGCGTCAAAGCCACCCGCGACCGCCGCGCCGCCAACCGCAGCGTCGCCGCCTGGGCCCGCCACAACGCCGCCGACCTGCGCCAACTCGCCGGGCAGATCACCGCCCTCACCAACCTCCCCGCCAACGCTCACGCGCCCATCGAGCACCTCAACCAGGCCCTCGCCGACGACGACGCCGCCAACCTCCTGGCCCCTCTGGCGGCCGCTGCGCCGCACCTCCAGCACCACCCCGACCTCGCCACCCGCATCAAAACCCTCACCCACCACGCTGAGCAGCTGCGCCACCACAGCAACGATCAGCGCCGCGCCACCTG
- a CDS encoding winged helix-turn-helix domain-containing protein: protein MSLSRASVWRLLTGRLGWSLQRPERRAVERDESEIARWVTHEWPRIKKGR from the coding sequence GTGTCCCTGTCACGGGCGTCGGTGTGGCGTCTGCTGACCGGCCGGCTGGGGTGGAGTCTGCAGCGGCCTGAGCGACGGGCGGTGGAGCGGGACGAGTCCGAGATCGCCCGCTGGGTCACGCACGAGTGGCCGCGCATCAAAAAGGGGCGGTGA
- a CDS encoding DUF2267 domain-containing protein codes for MSLQPGPVLPTAGMTFDQMLERVRYEGAYPTRERAGEIVRAVLAGLGRQLTGEERVDLAARLPVEAATVFAFQVPDPQQLTGREFVKDLAARTGGTPATARWDTGTVLTTVGQLAGHDLLTRILAQLPSGYGLLFGRAELTQAA; via the coding sequence ATGTCCCTGCAGCCCGGGCCGGTTCTTCCCACAGCGGGTATGACGTTCGACCAGATGCTGGAGCGCGTCCGGTACGAAGGCGCCTATCCCACCCGCGAGCGAGCCGGAGAAATCGTCCGCGCCGTGCTGGCCGGACTGGGCCGCCAGCTCACCGGTGAGGAACGCGTCGACCTCGCGGCCCGCCTGCCCGTCGAGGCCGCCACGGTGTTCGCCTTCCAGGTCCCCGACCCCCAGCAACTCACCGGCCGGGAGTTCGTCAAGGATCTGGCAGCGCGCACCGGCGGCACACCCGCCACCGCACGCTGGGACACCGGCACCGTGCTCACCACCGTCGGCCAACTCGCCGGCCACGACCTCCTCACCCGCATCCTCGCCCAGCTCCCCTCCGGGTACGGGCTCCTGTTCGGCCGCGCCGAACTCACACAGGCTGCCTGA
- a CDS encoding Hsp20/alpha crystallin family protein gives MLMRTDPFRELDRLTQQLMGTSGTWSRPSPMPMDAYREGEEYVIALDLPGVSTDAIDIDVERNMLTVKAERRPVTKADTVQMELSERPLGVFSRQLMLADTLDTEHIKADYDAGVLTLRIPIAERAKPRKISIGGEPGHKQISG, from the coding sequence ATGTTGATGCGCACCGACCCGTTCCGCGAACTCGATCGGCTCACCCAGCAGCTGATGGGCACGTCCGGCACCTGGTCCAGGCCGTCCCCGATGCCGATGGACGCCTACCGTGAGGGTGAGGAGTACGTGATCGCCCTCGATCTGCCCGGGGTGTCCACGGACGCGATCGATATCGACGTCGAGCGGAACATGCTGACCGTCAAGGCCGAGCGCCGACCGGTGACCAAGGCCGACACCGTGCAGATGGAGCTCTCCGAGCGTCCGCTGGGCGTCTTCTCCCGCCAGCTCATGCTGGCCGACACCCTCGACACCGAGCACATCAAGGCCGATTACGACGCAGGCGTCCTGACCCTGCGCATCCCGATCGCCGAACGCGCCAAGCCCCGCAAGATCAGCATCGGCGGGGAACCCGGGCACAAGCAGATCAGCGGCTGA
- a CDS encoding DUF2267 domain-containing protein: MTLRWEAFLAHVQERGEYETSQEADRAARVVLALLGAHLVGHERAELAARLPEAYALILLNPLQAAEPLSAERFVQATAAWIEGATAETAKWDVGAVLSVVADASGEELMQRVLLQLPPGYDLLFGRPQSA, translated from the coding sequence ATGACCCTGCGGTGGGAGGCGTTCCTGGCGCATGTCCAGGAACGCGGCGAGTACGAGACGTCACAGGAAGCAGACCGGGCGGCGCGCGTCGTCCTGGCACTGCTCGGCGCGCACCTGGTGGGGCACGAGCGTGCCGAGCTGGCCGCCCGGCTGCCGGAGGCCTACGCCCTGATCCTGCTCAACCCGCTGCAGGCCGCTGAACCGCTCTCCGCCGAGCGGTTCGTCCAGGCCACTGCGGCCTGGATCGAGGGCGCCACCGCGGAGACCGCGAAGTGGGATGTCGGTGCCGTCCTCAGCGTCGTGGCGGACGCCTCCGGTGAAGAGCTCATGCAGCGCGTCCTGCTCCAGCTCCCACCCGGCTACGACCTCCTCTTCGGCCGTCCCCAGTCAGCTTGA
- a CDS encoding FadR/GntR family transcriptional regulator — protein MKRISTPRRTASLSAQLVDSLRSHIEAGGWPVGTRIPPEQALIEELGVGRSTLREALGALVHLGLLEARIGDGTYVRASSELQSVMVRRASAAQRDNVLELRTVLEEYASGAAALRRSEDQLHQLKELLADADAACAGEDMSAAGSVDALFHRAVVRASGNDLLIEVYDYLGTALTSALGGLPWDAVGAEEHAGLHRRLVDAIEDRDESGARGAAAAIVQLTRDHDAEAPRVTEGQ, from the coding sequence ATGAAGCGCATCAGCACACCGCGGAGGACGGCAAGCCTGTCCGCGCAGCTCGTGGACAGCCTCCGCTCGCACATTGAGGCAGGTGGATGGCCAGTGGGAACGCGAATCCCGCCGGAGCAGGCCCTCATCGAGGAGCTCGGGGTGGGACGCAGCACGCTACGGGAGGCGCTCGGCGCGCTCGTGCACCTGGGCCTGTTGGAAGCCCGGATCGGGGACGGCACCTACGTCCGCGCGTCGAGTGAGCTCCAGTCGGTCATGGTGCGGCGAGCGAGTGCCGCGCAGCGGGACAACGTTCTCGAACTGCGCACCGTCCTTGAGGAGTACGCCTCAGGGGCCGCCGCCCTGCGTCGCAGCGAGGACCAACTGCACCAGCTGAAAGAGCTGTTGGCCGACGCCGACGCGGCCTGCGCCGGTGAGGACATGTCCGCGGCCGGCAGTGTCGACGCATTGTTCCACCGGGCCGTCGTCCGGGCGAGCGGAAACGACCTCCTGATCGAGGTGTACGACTACCTCGGTACAGCTCTCACCTCCGCCCTGGGCGGCCTGCCCTGGGACGCCGTCGGCGCCGAGGAGCATGCCGGCCTGCACAGGCGACTCGTCGACGCGATCGAGGACCGGGACGAGAGCGGCGCCCGTGGCGCGGCGGCTGCGATCGTCCAGCTCACCCGTGACCACGATGCCGAGGCACCACGAGTGACGGAGGGGCAGTGA
- the car gene encoding carboxylic acid reductase, which translates to MSDSKPQTDEFSARTAQRSAHLYATDPQFRGAAPLDAVTEAIRRPGLPLADLVATVMEGYADRPALGERATEPVTDPDTGRTTLRLLKRFDTITYGELWGRVGAVASEWRHHPDHAVGPGDFVAVLGSTSAEYTVVDLACLRSGAVCVPLQAGASAGHLAPIVAQTGPRLLAVDVAHLDVALQVAADAPSLGRIVVFGHHPEITAHQERLEWARGQLAAQGRGVTLDALASVIERGRTLPSATRSPEGSTADALSTLIYTSGSTGTPKGAMYTERLVTQFWVDFVPDQEMRPSVVLNYMPLSHMMGRGVLFGTLAKGGIAYFVASSDLSTLFEDLSLVRPTEFIMVPRISDMLFQRYQAELTRRNDVGAGGDAAEQADRVKEELREKTLGGRLLWAVSASAPLSAEMTAFVESCLHVRMLDGYGSTEAGVVSLDGRVLRPPVTDHKLADVPELGYFRTDSPHPRGELLIKSDRLVSGYFQRPDATADAFDEDGFYRTGDIMVRIGPDELVYVDRRSHVLKLSQGEFVAASRLEALFTGSPVVRQIFVYGNSARAYLLAVIVPTQDALDLVGHDTQCLRSMLRESLQRLAAEADLNSYEIPRDFLIETEPFSQQNGLLSGVRKLLRPALTKRYGERLEALYTELTERETDELQALRQAGPSRPVRETVFRAVRALLGHQQDDVKPGTRFLELGGDSLSALSFSQLLKEIFHVDVPVNVVVNPVNTLQQVADHIEMALASGHQRPTADSVHGPSATRLVAGDLTLDAFLDTETLAKSGRPAGPLPEARTVLLTGANGYLGRFLCLEWLERVAERGGTLVCVVRGSTDELARARLDAAFDSGDPELLQHYHDLAAEHLEVVAGDIGEAGLGLDKETWQRLADAVDLIVHPAALVNHVLPYDQLFGPNVLGTAELIRLAVTSRIKQFTYLSTVAVAFGSEAAADEAADIRTACGARDLGSGYANGYGASKWAGEVLLREAHDTFGLPVAVFRSNLMLAHPRYRGQLNIPDVFTRLLLSLLATGIAPGSFYAQGTGDGSGHYDALPVDFTARAIASLGDHAREGYRTFNVVNPHEDGISLDTFVDWLMTTGHPLTRVHDYDEWLDRFETAMRGLPDRQRQHSLLPLLHAFARPEEPLPGSALPADQFRAAVRVAALNKENDIPHLSQDLITKYVADLRSQHLL; encoded by the coding sequence ATGTCCGACTCGAAGCCCCAAACTGACGAGTTCAGCGCGCGTACCGCTCAGCGCAGCGCTCACCTGTACGCGACAGATCCGCAGTTCCGCGGCGCCGCGCCCCTGGACGCCGTCACCGAGGCGATCCGGCGGCCGGGCCTACCGCTCGCCGACCTCGTAGCCACGGTGATGGAGGGGTACGCGGACCGACCCGCCCTGGGCGAGCGTGCCACGGAGCCGGTCACCGACCCGGATACGGGCCGCACCACGTTGCGCCTCCTGAAGCGGTTCGACACGATCACCTACGGCGAACTGTGGGGACGGGTGGGTGCGGTGGCCTCCGAGTGGCGGCACCACCCCGACCACGCCGTGGGCCCGGGTGACTTCGTCGCGGTTCTCGGTTCCACAAGCGCCGAGTACACCGTGGTGGATCTGGCATGCCTCCGCTCCGGTGCGGTGTGCGTTCCTCTCCAGGCCGGCGCCTCGGCGGGGCACCTGGCCCCCATCGTCGCGCAGACCGGACCACGTCTGCTCGCGGTGGACGTGGCACACCTCGACGTCGCGCTCCAGGTCGCGGCGGACGCCCCGTCGCTGGGCAGGATCGTCGTTTTCGGCCACCATCCGGAGATCACCGCTCACCAGGAGAGGCTGGAATGGGCGCGCGGCCAACTCGCGGCGCAGGGCCGAGGCGTCACCCTGGACGCGCTGGCATCCGTCATCGAGCGGGGAAGGACCCTGCCGTCGGCTACCCGGAGCCCCGAGGGATCGACAGCCGACGCGCTCAGCACGCTGATCTACACCTCGGGGAGTACGGGCACGCCCAAGGGTGCCATGTACACCGAGCGTCTTGTCACGCAGTTCTGGGTTGACTTCGTGCCTGACCAGGAGATGCGACCGTCCGTCGTGCTCAATTACATGCCTCTGAGCCACATGATGGGACGGGGTGTGCTGTTCGGCACGCTCGCAAAGGGGGGCATCGCCTACTTCGTGGCGTCGAGCGATCTGTCGACCCTCTTCGAGGACCTCTCCCTGGTCCGCCCCACCGAGTTCATCATGGTGCCCCGCATCTCCGACATGCTCTTCCAGCGCTACCAGGCTGAGTTGACCCGCCGAAACGACGTGGGCGCGGGAGGGGATGCGGCCGAGCAGGCGGACCGCGTGAAGGAGGAGCTGCGGGAGAAGACCCTGGGCGGCCGCCTCCTGTGGGCCGTCAGCGCCTCGGCCCCGCTGAGCGCGGAGATGACGGCGTTCGTCGAGAGCTGCTTGCACGTCAGGATGCTCGACGGTTACGGGTCGACGGAAGCCGGAGTGGTCTCGCTCGACGGCCGGGTGCTGCGGCCGCCGGTGACCGACCACAAACTGGCGGATGTGCCCGAGCTGGGATACTTCCGCACCGACTCGCCGCACCCCAGGGGCGAACTGCTGATCAAGTCCGACCGGCTCGTTTCCGGCTACTTCCAGCGACCCGATGCCACCGCCGATGCCTTCGACGAAGACGGCTTCTACCGCACGGGCGACATCATGGTCCGCATCGGTCCCGACGAGTTGGTGTACGTCGACCGCCGTTCCCACGTACTCAAACTGTCACAGGGCGAGTTCGTGGCCGCTTCCCGTCTGGAAGCCCTCTTCACCGGCAGTCCGGTCGTCCGGCAAATCTTCGTGTACGGCAACAGTGCTCGTGCCTACCTGCTCGCGGTCATCGTGCCCACGCAGGACGCGCTCGACCTCGTCGGCCACGACACCCAGTGCCTCAGGTCGATGCTGCGCGAGTCCCTGCAACGCCTCGCCGCCGAGGCGGACCTCAACTCGTACGAGATCCCACGGGACTTCCTCATCGAGACCGAGCCGTTCAGCCAGCAGAACGGGTTGCTCTCCGGAGTGCGCAAGCTGCTGCGCCCCGCGTTGACGAAGCGCTACGGCGAGCGCCTCGAAGCGCTGTACACCGAGCTGACCGAGCGCGAGACCGACGAACTCCAGGCACTGCGCCAGGCCGGCCCGTCCCGACCGGTACGGGAAACTGTGTTCCGGGCCGTCCGAGCGCTTCTCGGACACCAACAGGACGACGTGAAGCCCGGCACACGCTTCCTCGAACTCGGCGGTGACAGCCTCTCCGCGCTGTCATTCTCCCAGCTGCTGAAGGAGATCTTCCACGTCGACGTCCCTGTCAACGTCGTCGTCAACCCGGTCAACACGCTCCAGCAGGTGGCTGATCACATCGAAATGGCCCTTGCGTCGGGACACCAGCGCCCGACCGCCGACAGCGTCCACGGACCGAGCGCGACACGGCTCGTGGCGGGCGACCTGACGCTGGACGCGTTCCTCGACACGGAGACCCTGGCGAAGAGCGGCAGGCCGGCCGGTCCACTGCCCGAGGCACGGACCGTCCTGCTGACCGGCGCCAACGGCTACCTGGGCCGCTTCCTGTGCCTCGAATGGCTGGAGCGCGTCGCAGAGCGCGGTGGCACGCTGGTGTGCGTGGTCCGCGGCAGCACCGACGAGCTGGCCCGGGCACGGCTCGACGCGGCCTTCGACAGCGGCGACCCGGAGCTCCTCCAGCACTACCACGACCTGGCCGCCGAGCACCTGGAGGTGGTCGCCGGCGACATCGGGGAGGCCGGCCTCGGGCTCGACAAGGAGACCTGGCAGCGGCTGGCCGACGCCGTGGACCTGATCGTTCACCCGGCGGCACTCGTCAACCATGTCCTGCCGTACGACCAGCTGTTCGGCCCCAACGTGCTGGGTACGGCCGAACTGATCAGGCTCGCGGTCACCTCCCGGATCAAGCAGTTCACCTACCTGTCGACGGTCGCCGTCGCCTTCGGGTCCGAGGCTGCGGCCGACGAGGCGGCGGACATCCGCACGGCCTGCGGGGCGCGCGACCTCGGCAGCGGTTACGCGAACGGTTACGGGGCCAGCAAGTGGGCGGGCGAGGTGCTGCTGCGCGAGGCGCACGACACGTTCGGCCTGCCGGTCGCCGTGTTCCGCTCGAACCTGATGCTCGCGCACCCACGCTACCGGGGCCAGCTGAACATCCCGGACGTGTTCACACGCCTCTTGCTGAGCCTGCTGGCGACAGGAATCGCCCCAGGCAGCTTCTACGCCCAGGGCACCGGTGACGGCAGCGGGCACTACGACGCACTCCCCGTGGACTTCACCGCGCGGGCCATCGCCTCGCTGGGCGACCACGCACGGGAGGGGTACCGGACGTTCAACGTCGTGAACCCGCACGAGGACGGAATCTCACTCGACACGTTCGTCGACTGGCTGATGACAACCGGACACCCGCTGACGCGCGTCCACGATTACGACGAGTGGCTCGACCGCTTCGAGACCGCCATGCGCGGCCTGCCCGACCGCCAGAGGCAGCATTCGCTGCTCCCCTTGCTGCACGCCTTCGCAAGGCCGGAGGAGCCCCTGCCCGGCTCCGCCCTGCCGGCGGACCAATTCCGCGCGGCAGTGCGGGTCGCCGCCCTCAACAAGGAGAACGACATCCCCCATCTGTCGCAGGACCTGATCACCAAGTACGTGGCGGACCTTCGGTCGCAGCACCTGCTGTGA